In Polaribacter pacificus, the genomic window TCAAAGAAAATAACCTGTCAAAAGGAATGCAAAAAATTCAGGTAGAAGAAGCATGGGCTAAGCTAATGGGGCCGGGCGTTGTTTCTTATACAACTAAAATTCAACTGCAACAAAAAACCTTAATCGTAGGATTATCTTCTTCTGTGCTTAGAGAAGAATTGAGTTATGGCAAAGAAAAGATCATCAAAATGCTCAATGAGGAGATGGGGGCAGAAGTAGTCTCTAAATTGATGTTAGTCTAGTTTTTTTTCAATTTTAGAGCTGCTTAATTACCGGTTTTAAAGTCAACTAAAAAAGGTTTTAAAGGGATCTCATCTTCTGTTCGATACCCATTTTCAAGTAAGATTTGATAGCGTTTATTGGCTTCTAGTCTAATCTTGTAGGTAACAGAACCTCCATCTTCAGCAAAATCAATAGCAATTAATTTAGGGAAGTGCTCTTTGCCCAAATCACCAAAGCCAGTAGATTTTATTGCATTGTCCATTTTTTTTGAAAACAATAGTGTGATTTCTGTTGTGTTAGCAGGTACATTCTGACTTCCATTTTTAAATTGTTTGATTGCGATGACCTTTGGTCTACTCGTTTCAAATTTTTGATATAAAGTCTCAATAGGGCTTGATAGATAACCAGAATTGTCGACAAAGTTTTCAATTTGAGTTTCATTGCTATAATCCAATTCTATCATGTTTTTGATTGATAAAGCCTTGTTGTCTGATTTGTTGTAGTTAGATTCTGCAATTTTATAACCCATAAAGTAAATTAAATCTCTGGTGTTAAACTGGTTGTTTTGATTCCACATCCAATCACCCATTTTTCGAATATTAAAGACTTCTTTCTCAAAAGCAATTTTAAGTCTTTCTTCGTTTTCTAAGCCAAAATTATAATAATCAAAAGGTGCATTTTTGTGAGTCACTTTTGCTGCTATAAAATCAGCAATTCCTTCAAATAAACTCTGAGACAGTATGTTGTTTAAACTTTCATTTTGCTGTGTGTGTATATACTCATGAATGTTTAAAAAGTCTAAATATGAGGTTGGATTTATTGTGAAGTATTTTTTTACATGACTTAAGTTTTCAGGAAACTCGGTAGTAACGACGTTATTTGTCCCGAGTGCAAACTCTGAGCCTATCAAAGCCATATCATCAAAGCCTGTGCCTGGAGATCTAAACACACCCATGGTATAGTAAATGGTAGCTGGTTTTAAAGAAGGGTACAGTTCTTTGAGCTCTTGAAGTCCTTTTCTAATTTTAGCATTATAAAGTTTTGTTTTTAAGGTGCTTTTCCGAATTGATTTCCAGAATTTAGGGTATGATTTCATAGCCTCTATATATTCATTAGCCGTGTAGTTTCTTGCTTCAATCATGCCTTTTTGACCTTTTGAAGCTTTGCTTAAAAATGACTCATTAAGATATTTTAATTGCAGTACAGTGTCTTTGGTCTTGTTTATTTGATCAAAAGCAATCCAAAAATTAGTAATATCTTCATCTACAAATACCTGATTCACTGCAGGCTTTTTTTGGCAGTTGATACAAAGTAAAATTGCTATAAAAAAAGTTAGTTTTTTCATGAGAAACAAAGTTTAGTTGGTTGGTCTTTCTAGAAAGACATTTCTCAAGCTCTTTTGTGACAGTTTATAAAACAAAAAAACTCGTTGCTTTTGCAACGAGTTTTATATAGTTAAGTGTTTTTGTTTAGATCAATAAACCTTAAAACAATTCTCTTCCAGAAAAATGAAAAGCAGCTTCAATAGCAGCATTTTCATCAGAATCAGAACCGTGTACTGCATTTTCTCCAATAGAAGTAGCATATAGTTTTCTGATAGTTCCTTCAGCAGCTTCAGCAGGATTGGTTGCACCAATCAAAGCTCTAAAGTCTTCAACAGCATTGTCTTTTTCTAGAACGGCAGCAACAATTGCTCCACGAGTCATAAATTCTACCAATTCACCAAAGAATGGACGCTCACTGTGAACTCCGTAAAAAGATTCTGCATCTCTTTTAGTCATTTGGGTTAATTTCATTGCTACTATTCTAAATCCTGCAGCATTAATTTTTTCTAAGATAGCTCCGATGTGTCCGTTTTCAACGCCATCAGGCTTGATCATTGTAAATGTTCTGTTTGTTGCCATTTCTTGTTTTAAAAAATTTTTTGCAAAAATACAGCTTTTAATGTTAACAGCAAGTTAATTGTAAACTTGCGTATATTCTTGGAGCAAAACATTGTTCTTTCCACGAATTTGGAAACGGACTTTCTTTTGATCAAAATCAAATTTTAACAAACCAAAACTTATTTCTGAAACTACAGTTCCAAGACGATATGGATTGTATTCACCACTGTAAGAACTGTAGACGTGGGTTAGTCCACTTGAAGTAAAATCAACTAATGGGTAGCTCATACCTTCAATTGGAGTGAGTGAAAACTCAGAAATATGTCTATCGCCAGAGAGAACGATTATTCCTTTTGCATTCGAATTTTTAATAAGCTCTTTAAATTTATCTACCTCATGCGGGAAGTTTCCCCAAGATTCAAATCCATGGTGGTAAGAAAGTAATTGTACACTGCTTATAATAAGGTTAAAATCAGCTTTTGAATTTGTTAATTCTTCTTGGAGCCAAGCCCATTGTTTTTCTCCTAAAACAGTTCCCTTTCCATAGCTGTTTGGTTGGTATCTTTTACTTGAATTTACTGCTTTTGTTAATGATGTTCTAAAATAACGCGTATCGAGTACAATTACTTTTACGTTTCCTTTTGGAGTAGTAAAAACTTGTGAATGATAAACACCTTCTCTTTTTCTACGAGGATCTTCTTTTGGGACTTTTATAAAATCTAAAAACAACTGCTGACTTTCTTTTTTTACTGAAAATTCTTCACCTCCATCATTTAATCCATAATCATGGTCATCCCAGGTTCCTAATACGGTTACAGAGTTTGCAAACTCTTTGTAGTCTTTCTGTTGCCATTGTTGTTGGTAATCCTTCTCAAGTTTAGCCATGTCATCAGTGTCGGCATACACTACATCACCACCCCAAACCCAAACCGCAGGTTTATTTTTTGCGATTTCTTTCCATAGAACATTTTCCAAGGTTTGTTTGTTGCAAGATCCAAAGGATAGAATAAAGTCTTCTTGTTGCTGTTGTTGTCCCCAAAAGTTTTGAAAAACAAAGAATACAACGATGAATAGAGAGTGTTTTTGTGACATGATTTTGCGTTTTAGATAGACAAATGTATTAATAATTTATGAGTAGGTATATTATTAAATTGTATATTCGCAGCGTATGAAAAAAGTAGAATTACAGAAATTAAAACTGTTTTTATCAACTGCCCGAAACATCGTGATAGTACCACATAGGAACCCAGATGGGGATGCTATGGGGTCTACTTTGGGACTTTGTAAGTACCTTCAGAAAAAAGGTCATACAGCCACAGTGGTTTCGCCAAATGAATATCCAGATTTTTTAAAATGGTTACCCAATTCTAAAGATGTGTTGTTGTTTGATAAACAAAACAAACAAGCTAAAAGAGCAATCAATTCTTCTGATATTATCTTTTTGTTAGATTTTAATGCTTTACATAGAGTGGGTAATGATATGGAGCAGGCTCTAGAGGAGTATCCAAATGATTTTGTAATGATTGATCATCATCAACAGCCAGATAGCATTGCTCGTTATCTGTATTCAGATACCTCAATTTGTTCTACAGCTCAAATGGTCTATCACTTTTTAGAGTTGCTTGATGATGTACCTATGATAGATGCAGATATTGCTACCTGTCTATATACAGGAATCATGACGGATACAGGGTCTTTTAGATTTCGATCAACAACCAGTACCACGCATAGAATCATTGCTGATTTAATAGAAAAAGGTGCTGAAAATGATAAAATTCACAGCCAAGTATACGATGCAAATTCATACAATAGGTTATTATTACTAGGACAAGCTTTAACCAATTTAAAAGCGTTGCCAGAATATAAAACTGCATATATCACGCTCTCTGAAGATGAAAAAAATGCCTATGGCTACCAAAAAGGTGATACAGAAGGTGTTGTTAATTATGCGCTTTCTTTAAAAGGTATTAATTTTGCTGCAATTTTTATTGAAGATAAAGAGCAGCAAATTATTAAAATATCTTTTCGATCAAAAGGTAGTTTTTCTGTAAATCAATTTGCGAGAAATTATTTTGAAGGTGGTGGTCATGACAATGCTGCTGGAGGAAAATCAGATAAAAACTTAGAAGAGACTGTTGCTTATTTTGTTTCATTATTACCAGAATACAAAGAGCAGCTAGAAACTTCATACACAGAGTAAATAGTAATTAATTAAGAAATAGTATATCAAAAACACCAAAATCAACATGAAAGTATTAAAAAATTTAGTGATAGTTCTTGCAGCTTCGAGCATTGTGTCTTGTAGCAATCCAGTTGCCAATAAAAAATCTTTAGAAACAAGTATTGATTCTGTTAGTTATGCTTTAGGATTAGATATGGCTAATAAGTTTAGAGCAAATTTACCTGAAGTTAATAGTGCAGTTTTTATGCAAGGGTATTTAAATGGAATGGATTCTCTTAATTTATTGATTAAAAATGATGATGTATTGCCAGTGATTCAAAACTATTTGCAAAAACAACAAGCTAAGCAAATGGAAGAGCAGCAAAAAACAGCTCTTGAGGCAGCAGAAAAAGAATTTGGACATTTTAAGAAAGCTGGAGAAGAGTTCTTAGCTGAAAATAAAAAGAAAGATGGAGTAATCACTACAGAAAGTGGTTTGCAATACGAAATACTAAAGGCAGGTAAAGGAGAGAAGCCTTCTGCAACATCTATGGTTAAAATTCACTATCATGGAACTCTAATTGACGGTACTGTTTTTGAAAGTTCTGTAGAGAAGAATGCTCCAATAGAAATGAGAGTAAATCAATTTATTCAAGGATGGATTGAAGGTTTGCAACTAATGCCAGTTGGGGCTAAATATAGATTCTATATTCCTCAAGAGTTGGCATATGGAGCATTCCCAAGACCTGGAGTAATTAAGCCTTTTATGGCTTTGGTTTTTGAAGTAGAATTATTAGATATCAAATAAAATGAAGAGAATAACATTTTTTTTATGTTTTGCATTGGTTGTACTTGCAGCCTGTAAGCCTTCAAAATATCCAGACCTAGAGGATGGACTCTATGCAGATATTGAGACAGATAAGGGTTTTATCTTGGTTCAATTACATGAAGAGAAAACTCCTTTGACTGTCGCTAATTTTGTAACCTTAGCAGAAGGGACTAATGCTTATGTTAGCGATTCTTTAAAAGGGAAAAAGTTTTTTGAAGGGATTAAGTTTCATCGAGTTATTAATGATTTTATGATACAAGGAGGAGATCCTTCTGCTTCTGGTACAGGTGGTCCTGGTTATCGATTTGAGGATGAGTTTCCTAAAGATTCTTTGGGTGAACTAATATACAAGCACGATACTGCAGGGGTTCTATCTATGGCCAATTCTGGTCCTCGAACTGGATCTAATGGAAGTCAGTTTTTTATCACACACAAACCAACACCTTGGTTAGATGGAAAACATACTGTTTTTGGCTTGGTTAAAGAAGGTCAAGGGGTCGTTGATTCGATCGCTAAAGATGATTTAATTAAAGAGGTTACTATTATAAGAGTTGGGTCTAAAGCAAAAAAGTTTGATGCAGAAAAGGTCTTTGAAATAGAAATACAAAAATCAGAAAAAATAAAGAAAGAAAGACTTAAGAATAAAGCTGCCGAAGAGAAAAAAAGATATGAAACCTATCTAAAAGATAGGGCTGCTTTTTATGAAGAGAAAGGCTATGCAAAAGCTAAAATATATCCTTCTGGCTTGCGTGTTTTAACTTTAGATAAAGGTGAAAAAGGAGCAAAAATAGTTTCTGATAAGGCTGCAACCTTGCATTATACCTTGTATTTTGCTGACGGAAAATTATTTCAATCAACCAGAGAGACCAATACTCCATTTGTATGTACTATTGATCAACAGCCGATGATTGACGGATTTGTAGAAGGAGTACTCGGTTTGGGAGAAGGAGCTAAGGTGCGTTTATTTATTCCGTATAATTTAGCTTGGGGAGAAAAAGGAAATCCAAGTTTTCCTCCAAAAACAGATGTAGTTTTTGATATAGAAATATTAAAAATAGACAAGTAATACTATGTTTGAAAAATTAATACAGCTTGATAAAGAGCTTTTAATTTATTTAAATAATTTAGGAAGCGAGCGATGGGATTCATTCTGGTTGGTGATCACCAATCAGTTCTACTGGATCCCATTATTTGCTTTTGTTATCTTTTTACTTTTTAGAGAGTTTGCTTGGAAAAAAGGACTGTTCTTAGTCCTATTTATCTTTGCAATGGCCGCTTTTTCTGATCAGTTTACTAATTTCATTCGAGGAGTGTTTGAGCGCTTGAGACCCAATAATGATCCTGCAATAAACGAGATGCTAAGAACTTTAATTACACCACAAAGTTTTAGTTTTACTTCTGGTCACGCAACCACTTCTACAGCATTTGCAGTTTTTGTTTTTTTACTTTTAAAGAAACGTATTCCTCTTATCAAATGGGTTTTTGTTTTCCCAGTTTTCTTTGCATATAGTCGCTTGTATTTAGGCGTGCATTTTCCTATAGACATTTTTACGGGCGCTTGTGTAGGAACCTGTATAGGCTTTGCTTTTTACAAGCTTCAAGCATTTCTTGTTTCTAAGTTATTCGCTTAATTTTTTATTGTTGTAATACAAGTATTTTGTAGCATTGTAATAGCCTTTTACCAAGCTGTCTAGCTGTTTGCTAATTACAGGGAATTGATTTTTAATATCAACCAATTCTCCAGAATTGATGCTGTACAAATTTGTGTTTTTGGAATTTGTGGCGTAGGTGTAGTAGAAATCATCTTTTAAAACTGCTACAGCTGGTTCACCATTTATAGTCTTATATAAAAAAGCAAAACTTTTATCTGCGTCTGTGTTTAACGCATCATTACCTAAAGTGTAATTGGTGTAATTAATATTTGCTAGACTTGCTGCTGTAGGCATTAAATCAACCAATTTTGCGTAATGATTATGGGTTTTAGGGCTAATAAATTTTGGTGCATTGATAAAAAAGGGCACATGGTGTACTTGAGTCTCTAGATCAAATTCTTTTTTTTCTAAAAAATCTACAGGGTTCATTGCAGTATTATGATCGCCAAAAAACAAGAAAATTGTGTTGTCGTAATAGCCAGATTTTTTAGCTCTTTTTAAAAATTCATCCACATTAAAATCAAGGTATCTTATGGCGTTTAATTGTGCTACAGATTTAAATCCAGACTTTTCAAGTAGTTCTAAGCTAACATCAGACTCAGCTAAAGGTTTATAACTCTCTTTTTGTTCTGGGACCGTAAAAGGCATGTGGTTGGTGGCTGTTTGTATATAAGCGATAAATGGTTTGTTTTGTCTGTTGAGTTCAGCTAATTTCTTGTCAGATTGTTTAAACAGTTCATAATCATCTATTCCCCAGACATCTGCTCTGTTTTCATCAGCATAACTTCCTTCTTCAAAAATTTGTAAATCATTTACATTTGATTGGAAGACCCCTCTAATATTAGCCCAATTTGCTGATCCACCTAGAAAGTAAAGCTTTTCATAGCCTTTAAATTGATCAAAGACAATCCGTTGATCAATAACCATTGGGTTTCGAGAAGCAGTGCTAATATTGTCTATATCTGGAAGCCCTGTAATACTTGCAAAAACGCTTCCTGCTGTACCGGCCTTATGTACGTAAAAATTGGTAAAAAGAGCACTTTGTTTGGCAATACTATCCATTTTTGGAGTCGTACTTATTGGATTTCCAAAATAACTCATGGGTGCTACGCCAACAGACTCTAGCATAACGATTACAACATTGGGTTTGTTTTTTATAGAGTCGTTTGCTGTGTGTGGTTTTTCAAAAGAAAAGACATCTTTAGAAAGCCCTAGATAATTAGCAATTGTTGGGTAGTACTTCTTTGTTTCTTCTAGGTTAAAACCAGAGTTTCTAAAGGCAAAACTATCGTAAAAATACAGTACAGGATTTAAAGCAAATTGGTTTACAGCTTGATTTTTTGAAAAGAATGATTGACTCCATCGCAAAGGATAGTGTGTAAAGCTATTATAGATACCAAAGGCTAAAATTAGAAAAGGAATAACTATATAAAAAGCCTTCTTTTTTTTAGAAATTTGTCTGGTGTTTTTGTCTAGTTTGGTATAGATATAGCTATTGAAGCGATAAATTAAAAACACTAAGATTAGAAGTCCAAATAATCCTTTATACACTGGGTAACTCTCAATCAATACTTGCGTAGAGATCTTTAAATTGCTTAAAAAACGAAGTGAAGCTGCATCAAGGCGGATCCCTAAATACTCATAATAACCAAAATCAACTAAGTAAAAAATAGTTAATACAAGGTAGATTAGAGTAAGATAGATACTGCTAATTTTTTTGTAAATCTTGGCTTTAAAAAAGCGTTGATTAACAATGAAAAGGAGGATGGCAATTGGAAAAACAGCTAATACGGCAAGCTTTAAATCAAAACGAATTCCCAAAGAAAAAGCTTGACCAATTTCACGCTTAGAAACGCTGTCTAATTGCGCAAAAAAACCATAGAAAATTCCTCTAAAAAGAAGGGCGTATAGAAATACAAAAAAGACATTTACAAATAGGTATTGTATATAATTTGGAATTTTTTGCTTCATAAATCAATAATAAAAAAGCAAAGATATTCAAATTTAAAGCCAATCTATTTTGATTGGACTAAAAAATTAAAATTGCACACCCAATTTAAAGTTTAACACCCGTCCTGTCATATAATTGGGGATTCCATATTGGGTTTTAGAATAGACATCTCGCACCCAAGTATTGGTGATTGAATTTTGTATATCAAAAATATTAAAGAGCTCTAAGCCCATAGTAAACTCTCTAAAATTTTTAAGCCAAGCAGCTTTTGCTTTTTTGTTAGCATCTACAAAAACATAAGACACTCCTAAATCAGCCCTTTTGTAGGCGCTTAATCGATTCTGAAATTGATAGGCATCTGCATAAGAAGGAGCCCCACCTGGTACCCCAGAATTGTAAACTAGGTTAATATAGGCTTTTAAATCAGGTAGGTTAGGCACATAGTCTTGAAACAAAACCCCCACTTTTAGACGTTGATCTGTTGGTCTGGCAATATAACCTCGTTGGTCTATGTTTTCTTGCGTTTTTAAAAGGCCAATACTAATCCAGCTTTCATTGCCTGGTACAAATTCTCCATTTAATCGAACGTCTATTCCGGTTGCATAAGCAGTTGCATTGTTTTTAGCTTGATATCGAATTCGAACATTGTCAACAGTGTATGGATTTACATCGCTCAAATGTTTGTAATAAATCTCTGTAGTCAATTTAAAGGGTCTATTCCAAAGCATAAAACTATAATCATTACCAAGCACAGCATGAATAGCTTGTTGTGCTTTTACATCGGCTTTAATGTTTCCATTTGAATCTTTTAATTCTTTATAAAAAGGGGCTTGTGAATACCAACCGCCAGAAATTCTAAAGAGCAGATCTTGATCCCAGTCTGGCTTGATTGCAAATTGTGCCCGAGGACTAATGATTAATTGACTAACCGCAGGCTGATCATTGGGTTTTACTCGCCAATTTTGTGCTCTAACTCCAAGGTTATACCAAACTTGATGTTCGTTCCAAAAACCTTTCCTACTATATTGAGCAAAGCCAGAAATTCTGTCGATCTGAACACTGTTAAATGCTCTAATAGCTTGGTAAGGTTCTATGCTTCCAGTATATGGGTCATAGGGCTGATTGTTGTTAATACTATGGTGTAAAGGTCTTACAGAAAAGCCTAATGAATCGATTACTTCCCACTCAATGATTCGATCCTTTATTTGTTCATTTTGATACAGAATCCCTAAATCTATTTGGTTTTCATCTTTTTTATAAGTTGCTTTAAATTGCATGTTTGTAATAACTGCATCAAGATCATTTCTGGCGTGATTGAGTTGTGATCCGATTCCTTCTGAAAAAGC contains:
- a CDS encoding DUF721 domain-containing protein, translating into MAKRENDSISVKDLMGSFIKENNLSKGMQKIQVEEAWAKLMGPGVVSYTTKIQLQQKTLIVGLSSSVLREELSYGKEKIIKMLNEEMGAEVVSKLMLV
- a CDS encoding nucleoside-diphosphate kinase; amino-acid sequence: MATNRTFTMIKPDGVENGHIGAILEKINAAGFRIVAMKLTQMTKRDAESFYGVHSERPFFGELVEFMTRGAIVAAVLEKDNAVEDFRALIGATNPAEAAEGTIRKLYATSIGENAVHGSDSDENAAIEAAFHFSGRELF
- a CDS encoding alkaline phosphatase D family protein, with protein sequence MSQKHSLFIVVFFVFQNFWGQQQQQEDFILSFGSCNKQTLENVLWKEIAKNKPAVWVWGGDVVYADTDDMAKLEKDYQQQWQQKDYKEFANSVTVLGTWDDHDYGLNDGGEEFSVKKESQQLFLDFIKVPKEDPRRKREGVYHSQVFTTPKGNVKVIVLDTRYFRTSLTKAVNSSKRYQPNSYGKGTVLGEKQWAWLQEELTNSKADFNLIISSVQLLSYHHGFESWGNFPHEVDKFKELIKNSNAKGIIVLSGDRHISEFSLTPIEGMSYPLVDFTSSGLTHVYSSYSGEYNPYRLGTVVSEISFGLLKFDFDQKKVRFQIRGKNNVLLQEYTQVYN
- a CDS encoding DHH family phosphoesterase encodes the protein MKKVELQKLKLFLSTARNIVIVPHRNPDGDAMGSTLGLCKYLQKKGHTATVVSPNEYPDFLKWLPNSKDVLLFDKQNKQAKRAINSSDIIFLLDFNALHRVGNDMEQALEEYPNDFVMIDHHQQPDSIARYLYSDTSICSTAQMVYHFLELLDDVPMIDADIATCLYTGIMTDTGSFRFRSTTSTTHRIIADLIEKGAENDKIHSQVYDANSYNRLLLLGQALTNLKALPEYKTAYITLSEDEKNAYGYQKGDTEGVVNYALSLKGINFAAIFIEDKEQQIIKISFRSKGSFSVNQFARNYFEGGGHDNAAGGKSDKNLEETVAYFVSLLPEYKEQLETSYTE
- a CDS encoding FKBP-type peptidyl-prolyl cis-trans isomerase, which produces MKVLKNLVIVLAASSIVSCSNPVANKKSLETSIDSVSYALGLDMANKFRANLPEVNSAVFMQGYLNGMDSLNLLIKNDDVLPVIQNYLQKQQAKQMEEQQKTALEAAEKEFGHFKKAGEEFLAENKKKDGVITTESGLQYEILKAGKGEKPSATSMVKIHYHGTLIDGTVFESSVEKNAPIEMRVNQFIQGWIEGLQLMPVGAKYRFYIPQELAYGAFPRPGVIKPFMALVFEVELLDIK
- a CDS encoding peptidylprolyl isomerase encodes the protein MKRITFFLCFALVVLAACKPSKYPDLEDGLYADIETDKGFILVQLHEEKTPLTVANFVTLAEGTNAYVSDSLKGKKFFEGIKFHRVINDFMIQGGDPSASGTGGPGYRFEDEFPKDSLGELIYKHDTAGVLSMANSGPRTGSNGSQFFITHKPTPWLDGKHTVFGLVKEGQGVVDSIAKDDLIKEVTIIRVGSKAKKFDAEKVFEIEIQKSEKIKKERLKNKAAEEKKRYETYLKDRAAFYEEKGYAKAKIYPSGLRVLTLDKGEKGAKIVSDKAATLHYTLYFADGKLFQSTRETNTPFVCTIDQQPMIDGFVEGVLGLGEGAKVRLFIPYNLAWGEKGNPSFPPKTDVVFDIEILKIDK
- a CDS encoding phosphatase PAP2 family protein, whose product is MFEKLIQLDKELLIYLNNLGSERWDSFWLVITNQFYWIPLFAFVIFLLFREFAWKKGLFLVLFIFAMAAFSDQFTNFIRGVFERLRPNNDPAINEMLRTLITPQSFSFTSGHATTSTAFAVFVFLLLKKRIPLIKWVFVFPVFFAYSRLYLGVHFPIDIFTGACVGTCIGFAFYKLQAFLVSKLFA
- a CDS encoding LTA synthase family protein, whose translation is MKQKIPNYIQYLFVNVFFVFLYALLFRGIFYGFFAQLDSVSKREIGQAFSLGIRFDLKLAVLAVFPIAILLFIVNQRFFKAKIYKKISSIYLTLIYLVLTIFYLVDFGYYEYLGIRLDAASLRFLSNLKISTQVLIESYPVYKGLFGLLILVFLIYRFNSYIYTKLDKNTRQISKKKKAFYIVIPFLILAFGIYNSFTHYPLRWSQSFFSKNQAVNQFALNPVLYFYDSFAFRNSGFNLEETKKYYPTIANYLGLSKDVFSFEKPHTANDSIKNKPNVVIVMLESVGVAPMSYFGNPISTTPKMDSIAKQSALFTNFYVHKAGTAGSVFASITGLPDIDNISTASRNPMVIDQRIVFDQFKGYEKLYFLGGSANWANIRGVFQSNVNDLQIFEEGSYADENRADVWGIDDYELFKQSDKKLAELNRQNKPFIAYIQTATNHMPFTVPEQKESYKPLAESDVSLELLEKSGFKSVAQLNAIRYLDFNVDEFLKRAKKSGYYDNTIFLFFGDHNTAMNPVDFLEKKEFDLETQVHHVPFFINAPKFISPKTHNHYAKLVDLMPTAASLANINYTNYTLGNDALNTDADKSFAFLYKTINGEPAVAVLKDDFYYTYATNSKNTNLYSINSGELVDIKNQFPVISKQLDSLVKGYYNATKYLYYNNKKLSE
- a CDS encoding TonB-dependent receptor is translated as MKKSFCIIALIWPFVLLSQTSLLKGIVSNSSKEPIEGVSISYENKGTTTKADGSYQLQIPTGKTIVVTFTHVAYKSISKKFTLRSNRTIVFSPKLDVLIQSLKEVSVVNKKNAAQGVLAIDTKKVKRLPGANAGVENLLMTLPGVNNTNELSTQYNVRGGNFDENLVYVNGIEIYRPFLVRSGQQEGLSFINSDMVQQIHFSAGGFQAKYGDKLSSVLDITYKTPKSFKATIDLSLLGGSATIEGISTNKKFSALIGFRHRDNSLFVNSKQVETNYTPSFSDVQSYLSYAFSDKLSLSFLGNFSLNNYNYTPISRKTRFGTLANPIELIVYYQGQEKDSYLTSFGALNLKHTPNDFWTFNTTLSSYNTQEEEYFDILASYNLGAVDSNLGSENFGEVAFSEGIGSQLNHARNDLDAVITNMQFKATYKKDENQIDLGILYQNEQIKDRIIEWEVIDSLGFSVRPLHHSINNNQPYDPYTGSIEPYQAIRAFNSVQIDRISGFAQYSRKGFWNEHQVWYNLGVRAQNWRVKPNDQPAVSQLIISPRAQFAIKPDWDQDLLFRISGGWYSQAPFYKELKDSNGNIKADVKAQQAIHAVLGNDYSFMLWNRPFKLTTEIYYKHLSDVNPYTVDNVRIRYQAKNNATAYATGIDVRLNGEFVPGNESWISIGLLKTQENIDQRGYIARPTDQRLKVGVLFQDYVPNLPDLKAYINLVYNSGVPGGAPSYADAYQFQNRLSAYKRADLGVSYVFVDANKKAKAAWLKNFREFTMGLELFNIFDIQNSITNTWVRDVYSKTQYGIPNYMTGRVLNFKLGVQF